In the Populus trichocarpa isolate Nisqually-1 chromosome 1, P.trichocarpa_v4.1, whole genome shotgun sequence genome, one interval contains:
- the LOC18094219 gene encoding probable purine permease 11 isoform X2 translates to MEDAEGIELQITDDKEPNSSNDASSINNKMQLPKLIHYKWWLRVTCYILFLLSGQSAATLLGGLYYDKGGNSKWMATFVQSAGFPILLPLLFFFTSSINSNTATNPISSSFANKPEGPKLSTLTFLYIGFGALLTGDNLMYSYGLLYLPVSTYSLLCATQLAFNALFSFFLNSQKLSPFVLNSLILLTASASLLAVNADSENSAGIPRRKYVIGFFCTLGASATYSLYLSLVQLSFEKVINKETFSTVLNMQIYPSFVATCGCVVGLFASREWESLENEMKEYKEGKVSYLMTLIWTAITWQVSSVGLLGLIFEVSSLFSNVISTLALPLVPILAVIFFHDKMNGVKVMAMLLAIWGFLSYIYQHYLDDAKSKTSLTSENEVAGAQLETG, encoded by the exons ATGGAGGATGCTGAAGGGATTGAACTACAAATCACAG ATGATAAAGAGCCAAACTCAAGCAATGATGCCTCCTCTATTAACAACAAAATGCAGCTACCAAAACTCATTCATTACAAGTGGTGGCTCCGAGTGACCTGCTATATACTATTTCTTCTCTCAGGCCAATCTGCTGCCACTCTTTTGGGAGGATTATACTATGACAAAGGTGGGAATAGCAAGTGGATGGCAACGTTTGTTCAATCTGCTGGCTTTCCAATTCTACTtcccctccttttcttcttcacttCTTCTATCAATTCCAACACCGCAACAAATCCCATTAGCTCTTCCTTTGCAAACAAACCAGAAGGTCCTAAATTATCCACTCTTACATTTCTATACATTGGCTTTGGGGCACTCTTAACAGGTGACAACTTGATGTACTCATATGGACTATTATACCTTCCTGTCTCCACTTATTCTCTTCTCTGTGCAACTCAACTGGCCTTTAATGCactcttctccttcttccttaATTCACAAAAGTTATCTCCATTTGTGCTCAATTCTCTAATTCTCCTTACTGCTTCAGCCTCCCTTCTAGCAGTTAATGCAGACTCTGAGAACTCTGCAGGCATTCCCAGAAGAAAATACGTAATTGGATTTTTCTGTACACTTGGTGCATCAGCAACATACTCTTTGTACCTTTCCCTCGTGCAGCTTTCTTTTGAGAAGGTTATCAATAAAGAAACCTTCTCTACCGTGTTGAATATGCAAATATATCCATCTTTTGTTGCAACTTGTGGCTGTGTGGTGGGACTTTTTGCAAGCAGGGAATGGGAAAGTCTTGaaaatgagatgaaagaatATAAAGAAGGAAAAGTATCCTATTTGATGACTCTGATTTGGACTGCTATTACATGGCAAGTTTCCTCAGTGGGTTTGTTGGGGTTGATTTTTGAGGTATCCTCTCTTTTCTCTAATGTCATAAGTACACTGGCTTTGCCGCTTGTTCCCATTCTTGCTGTGATATTTTTCCACGATAAGATGAATGGTGTGAAGGTTATGGCAATGCTGTTGGCAATCTGGGGCTTTCTTTCCTACATTTATCAACATTATCTAGATGATGCTAAATCCAAGACAAGCCTTACCAGTGAAAATGAGGTTGCTGGGGCACAATTAGAGACTGGTTGA
- the LOC18094219 gene encoding probable purine permease 11 isoform X1, whose amino-acid sequence MEDAEGIELQITAADDKEPNSSNDASSINNKMQLPKLIHYKWWLRVTCYILFLLSGQSAATLLGGLYYDKGGNSKWMATFVQSAGFPILLPLLFFFTSSINSNTATNPISSSFANKPEGPKLSTLTFLYIGFGALLTGDNLMYSYGLLYLPVSTYSLLCATQLAFNALFSFFLNSQKLSPFVLNSLILLTASASLLAVNADSENSAGIPRRKYVIGFFCTLGASATYSLYLSLVQLSFEKVINKETFSTVLNMQIYPSFVATCGCVVGLFASREWESLENEMKEYKEGKVSYLMTLIWTAITWQVSSVGLLGLIFEVSSLFSNVISTLALPLVPILAVIFFHDKMNGVKVMAMLLAIWGFLSYIYQHYLDDAKSKTSLTSENEVAGAQLETG is encoded by the exons ATGGAGGATGCTGAAGGGATTGAACTACAAATCACAG CTGCAGATGATAAAGAGCCAAACTCAAGCAATGATGCCTCCTCTATTAACAACAAAATGCAGCTACCAAAACTCATTCATTACAAGTGGTGGCTCCGAGTGACCTGCTATATACTATTTCTTCTCTCAGGCCAATCTGCTGCCACTCTTTTGGGAGGATTATACTATGACAAAGGTGGGAATAGCAAGTGGATGGCAACGTTTGTTCAATCTGCTGGCTTTCCAATTCTACTtcccctccttttcttcttcacttCTTCTATCAATTCCAACACCGCAACAAATCCCATTAGCTCTTCCTTTGCAAACAAACCAGAAGGTCCTAAATTATCCACTCTTACATTTCTATACATTGGCTTTGGGGCACTCTTAACAGGTGACAACTTGATGTACTCATATGGACTATTATACCTTCCTGTCTCCACTTATTCTCTTCTCTGTGCAACTCAACTGGCCTTTAATGCactcttctccttcttccttaATTCACAAAAGTTATCTCCATTTGTGCTCAATTCTCTAATTCTCCTTACTGCTTCAGCCTCCCTTCTAGCAGTTAATGCAGACTCTGAGAACTCTGCAGGCATTCCCAGAAGAAAATACGTAATTGGATTTTTCTGTACACTTGGTGCATCAGCAACATACTCTTTGTACCTTTCCCTCGTGCAGCTTTCTTTTGAGAAGGTTATCAATAAAGAAACCTTCTCTACCGTGTTGAATATGCAAATATATCCATCTTTTGTTGCAACTTGTGGCTGTGTGGTGGGACTTTTTGCAAGCAGGGAATGGGAAAGTCTTGaaaatgagatgaaagaatATAAAGAAGGAAAAGTATCCTATTTGATGACTCTGATTTGGACTGCTATTACATGGCAAGTTTCCTCAGTGGGTTTGTTGGGGTTGATTTTTGAGGTATCCTCTCTTTTCTCTAATGTCATAAGTACACTGGCTTTGCCGCTTGTTCCCATTCTTGCTGTGATATTTTTCCACGATAAGATGAATGGTGTGAAGGTTATGGCAATGCTGTTGGCAATCTGGGGCTTTCTTTCCTACATTTATCAACATTATCTAGATGATGCTAAATCCAAGACAAGCCTTACCAGTGAAAATGAGGTTGCTGGGGCACAATTAGAGACTGGTTGA